The Tautonia plasticadhaerens nucleotide sequence CGCGGCCCCCTGGGAGGACTGACCGGGGAAGATCATCTGCGACTGCATGGTCGAGAGCACGAGGATGAACCCCAGGTAGACCGCCCCGGCCATCCGGATCGGCCGGCTCAATCCGTTCAGCACTCGGGCCCAGAGCGGTCGGACGCGGCCCCGGTCGGGGCGGGAGGCTCGGACCTGCTCCTGCACGGCGGATCCCTCGGCTCGAGGCGGGGCGGAAGCGATTCAGACTGACAATGATATACGGGTTCGCCCCGATCGTCCCGCACCGGGGGGCACCCGGGCCGATCCCGCCGATCGGACTTGAGCGCCGTCCCGAACCGGCCGGCCGGCCGTCCGGTCCCCTCGGCGGGATCGGCCCGGGCGGCCCCATCGAGGGACTGCCGGGGAGGCCCGACCCGGCGGGCTGCCGCGAGGGCCCGAAGCCGACGCGAAAACCCCCGCCCCCTCGCGATGTGGAGGGGACGGGGGTCGGTGGTCGTCGCCAGGGTTACGCTCGATCAGAGGCCGGAGCCGAACTCGGCGTCGCGATCGGCCGGGGCGTTCTGGGGACGGCCCTCGGACCGGGGGGCGACGTGCGGGCCACGGAGGACCGACTGCCCGCCCCGGGCGTGCTGGGTGTGGCTCCTCAGCGGGCCCCGACGCAGCGGCGGGCCCTGGGCCGAGGCCCCGGCCGGGCTCGAGGCCTCGTAGGGGTTGGCCGGGACCGTGTCGAAGTCCTCGTCGAAGTCGTCGTACCGGCAGGTGTAGCCCGGCATCTTCGAGCGCTCCAGCTCCTCGGCATAGTTGGCGAGCACGGAGGCCTGGATCTTCTCCCGGCAGGCCGAGTTGATCGGGTGGGCGATGTCGGCGTGCAGCTTGGCGCGGCCGTCGGCGTCGCGGAGCGCCCGGTTCTCGTCCAGTCGGGCGCCGCACTGGTTGCAGAACCGGGAGCGCAGGTGGTTCTTGGTGCCGCAGTGGTGGCAGCGGTCCGTCAGCTTGCGGGACGGCATGGCCACGAAGAAGCCCTTGGCCCCCTCGATGATCTTCAGGTCACGGATGACGAACATGTCGTCGAACGTGATGCTGCAGAAGGCCTGAAGCCGCTCGTTGCTGCCGGAGTTGTCCTCCATGAGCTTGATGCGCACTTCGGTGATTTCCACGGCCGTACTCCTTTACGCGGGGTGGGTATCTGGCTCAGGGACCGCACATCGGACGACCCGGATCGTCCCGATCCCGAGGTCGCCGAGCCGGCTGGCGGCGTCGGACGCCGCCTGGCGGTCGCGTGCGAGGCCGAAGTAGGCCGAGCCGCTGCCGCTCATCAGGTGTCCGTCAAGTGACGGAGTCAGGTCGATCAGGGCCGATCGGACCCGGCCCAGCGCCGGTTGGATCCGCTCGGCCACGGGTTGGAGCCGGTTGTGGAGGCATCGCCCCAACCGGGCCGGGTCGCCGCTGAGGAACGCGTCGACGGCCGGCCCGATCGGCACGGGCCGATCCGGCGGGGTCAGCCCGGCGTAGACGTCCGGCGTGCGGACCCCCACGCTCGGGCAGACGAGGACCGCGTGGAATTCGGGCGGGGATGATTCCGGATGAGAGTCCAGGGGCTCCACGCGTTCGCCCCGGCCCCGGCAGACGGCCGCCGGGGCGTCGAGGAAGAAACTCACGTCGCTGCCGATCAGGCCGGCCAGCTCCCGGAGCCGGCCGGGCGGGGTGTCCAGCCCCCAGAGGCGATCCAGGGCGACCAGCGTCGCCGCCGCGTCGCTCGACCCGCCCCCCAGGCCCGCCTGCGACGGGATCGACTTCTCCAGCCGGATCCGGGCGCCGAGCGTCGGGGAGCGATCCGGACCGGCCTCCAGCCTGAGCCGCTCGGCCGCCTTCACCACGAGGTTCCCCGGGCCCGTCGGCAGCCCCGGGTCGTCGCACTCCAGCGCGATCCGACCCGAGTCGTCGGCGAGGAAGGAGAGCCGGTCGTGGAGATCGATGGCGACCATCAACGTCTCAAGTTCGTGGTAGCCGTCCGGGCGCCTGCCCAGGACCTCCAGGAAGAGATTCAGCTTCGCCGGCGCGAGGACCTGCACGCCTCCGGCGATCGGACGGATGACCATCGGGCCATACCCCGGGTGATGACCCCCCGGCGGAGGGCCGTCGGGGGGCTTGGCTTCGGGATCGTCTCGAAGGCCCCGTCGAGATCCGGCTCGACCGGGGCGGCCCCCGCGGGTTCGCCCGGCTGCCCCAGGCATCGCCAGAGGACCGCCCGATTTTCCGCCGCGTCGGGCCCCGGCGACTCGCGTCGACCGGCGGTCCCGTCTCGTTCGGCGGCCGTTCTATAACGATCCCCAGAACCCCGCAATATAGAAAAAGTACAATCTCGGATTCGTGATCCGGCAGGCGACGGCAATTTTTCCAAAGTCGTCGTCCGGGGGGATCACGAGGGTGGTACCGTCACTTCCCCGGGCCTGCGAGGCGATCGGCCTGGCGTCGGACCCGGTCCGCCTCCTGCCGCCGGCTCATCCCCTCGTAGCACGACGCAAGCCCTTCGGCCGCCTCGAAAAAGGGCTTGTTGCCGGGCAGCTTCCTCGGCAACCTGACCTCGACCGATTTGGGAAGGGCGCGCTCGACCAGCTCGAAGGCGTAGCCGAAGTGCCCCCGAGCGAGGTTGTAATCCTTGTCCGCCTCCAAGGCGATTTTCCCGAGGGCGACGTGGATCCAGAGGTTGTCGCCGCACCCTTCCAGGGCGAATCGCAGGGCATCCCGGGCCCCTTCGGGGTCCCCGGCCTTCCAGAGTTCCATCCCCTCCTCGTAGTCGGCCCGACGCTGGAGGACGCATCGGGGGTGAACCAGCTCGTAATCCGAGGAGCCGGGGATCTGGCTCAGGCCGATCTTCGCCTGGCGGCTGCCGGGCCGATCGGGCTCGCCGCCGGGGATCGGCGTCCCGTCTCCGTTGCGTCGGTGCTGAGTCATCTGCGGCATCCTCCTCGGGATCCGGACCCGACCTGGGGTGCAAAGGGATGTCCCGTATCGTACGCCGGGACGCCCCCCGACGACAGGGACCGCCCGGGCCTCGCCTGTCATTCTGGCAGGGGGTCGATCCCGGGTCGATCTCCGTAAGACCTTGCTTGAAAATCACTTCAGCGATTTATTGAGTTCTGGCACGGGTCCTGCCCTGCGTTGGCGCCTGAGGCGCCGAGCGATCGGCCACCGTCGGGGACTTCGAGGGGGACATCGGGCCATGTCGACGTCGATCCGGGAGCCCGAGCAGTTCGCGTTCCGGGCCGAGATCACCCAACTGCTCCACTTGCTCGCCCATTCGCTCTACCAGAGCCGGGAGATCGCGCTCCGGGAGCTGATCTCCAACGCCTCCGACGCGCTGGACAAGATGCGGTACGTCGCCCTGACCGAGGAGGGCTACCGCGACCAGGCCGAGGGGCTGGGCATCCGGCTCGAAGGCCGGGACGACACCCGGGACCTGGTCGTCCGGGACAACGGCGTCGGCATGACCCGGGAGGAGCTGGTCGAGAACCTCGGGACGATCGCCCGGAGCGGGTCCCTGGAGTTCCTGAAGAACCTGGGAGAGTCCAAGGCGGATCTCTCGCTGATCGGCCAGTTCGGGGTCGGCTTCTACTCCGCCTTCATGCTGGCCGACCACGTGACCGTCCGGACCCGGAGCTACCGGGAGGGTCAGGGCCACGAGTGGCGTTCGGACGGCACCGGGCAATTCGAGATCCGGGCGATCGACAAGGAGGACCGCGGCACCGAGGTGATCCTCCACCTCAAGGACGACCTCCGGGATCTGACCAAGGACTACCGGATCAAGGGGGTGGTCCGCACCTATTCCCGGTTCATCCCGCACCCGATCCGCGTCGGCGACGAGGTCGTCAACGACGTGAGGCCGATCTGGGTCGAGCCCAAGGGCCAGGTCGGCGACGAGCAGCACGCGCAGTTCTACCAGCACCTCGCGCACCGGGCCGACGAGGCCCCGCTCTGGCACCTGCACCTGGCCGTCGATTCGCCGATCCAGTTCCGGGCCGTGCTGTATTGCCCCCGGACCAACGTCGAGCGCCTCGGCTTCGGCCGGTCCGAGCACGGCCTGAACCTGCTGGCCCGCCGCGTCCTGGTCCGGGACGACTGCCGGGACCTGCTGCCGGAGTACCTCCGGTTCCTCTACGGATTGGTCGACAGCGAGGACCTGCCGCTGAACGTCTCCCGGGAGACGTTGCAGGACAACACCGTCATCCGCCGGATCCGGGGCGCGCTGACCAAATCCGTCTTCGACCGCCTGGAGAAGCTCTCGGCCGACGATGCCGAGGCCTTCCGCACCTTCTACGACCAGTTCGGCCCGATCTTGAAGGAAGGGGTGGTGTCCGAGGCCGAGCATCGGGACCGGATCGCCCCGCTGCTCCGGTTCGCCTCCTCCCGGGACGAGTCGGGCAAGGAGACGACCTCGTTGAAGGAGTAC carries:
- a CDS encoding SpoVG family protein, translating into MEITEVRIKLMEDNSGSNERLQAFCSITFDDMFVIRDLKIIEGAKGFFVAMPSRKLTDRCHHCGTKNHLRSRFCNQCGARLDENRALRDADGRAKLHADIAHPINSACREKIQASVLANYAEELERSKMPGYTCRYDDFDEDFDTVPANPYEASSPAGASAQGPPLRRGPLRSHTQHARGGQSVLRGPHVAPRSEGRPQNAPADRDAEFGSGL
- the ispE gene encoding 4-(cytidine 5'-diphospho)-2-C-methyl-D-erythritol kinase — its product is MVIRPIAGGVQVLAPAKLNLFLEVLGRRPDGYHELETLMVAIDLHDRLSFLADDSGRIALECDDPGLPTGPGNLVVKAAERLRLEAGPDRSPTLGARIRLEKSIPSQAGLGGGSSDAAATLVALDRLWGLDTPPGRLRELAGLIGSDVSFFLDAPAAVCRGRGERVEPLDSHPESSPPEFHAVLVCPSVGVRTPDVYAGLTPPDRPVPIGPAVDAFLSGDPARLGRCLHNRLQPVAERIQPALGRVRSALIDLTPSLDGHLMSGSGSAYFGLARDRQAASDAASRLGDLGIGTIRVVRCAVPEPDTHPA
- a CDS encoding tetratricopeptide repeat protein codes for the protein MTQHRRNGDGTPIPGGEPDRPGSRQAKIGLSQIPGSSDYELVHPRCVLQRRADYEEGMELWKAGDPEGARDALRFALEGCGDNLWIHVALGKIALEADKDYNLARGHFGYAFELVERALPKSVEVRLPRKLPGNKPFFEAAEGLASCYEGMSRRQEADRVRRQADRLAGPGK
- the htpG gene encoding molecular chaperone HtpG, with product MSTSIREPEQFAFRAEITQLLHLLAHSLYQSREIALRELISNASDALDKMRYVALTEEGYRDQAEGLGIRLEGRDDTRDLVVRDNGVGMTREELVENLGTIARSGSLEFLKNLGESKADLSLIGQFGVGFYSAFMLADHVTVRTRSYREGQGHEWRSDGTGQFEIRAIDKEDRGTEVILHLKDDLRDLTKDYRIKGVVRTYSRFIPHPIRVGDEVVNDVRPIWVEPKGQVGDEQHAQFYQHLAHRADEAPLWHLHLAVDSPIQFRAVLYCPRTNVERLGFGRSEHGLNLLARRVLVRDDCRDLLPEYLRFLYGLVDSEDLPLNVSRETLQDNTVIRRIRGALTKSVFDRLEKLSADDAEAFRTFYDQFGPILKEGVVSEAEHRDRIAPLLRFASSRDESGKETTSLKEYASRCQEGQKAIYYLGGPDLASVRKCPNLEIFRRRGIEVLYLTDPIDEFVMASLGTFGGKELRSIDSGDLELPGPEIETPSAEAGGSGFSRVLELFRAALGDRVAEVRESKRLTDSPCCLVNASGGLSTQMQRILRQANRDFPAIGRVLEVNPDAALIKRLAELSANPANDPFVSSCGVQLWSNAMAIEGTLADPEEMVARVQDLMEQAAAGKSAIIR